CTACTAAAAGTATTTTGGTGCTCATAATATAGAAGGACAAGAAATAGCTGTATCTATTTCCCATTTTGCAAATactgaaacaaagacaattaAAACATCTTAAGTGTATGGGTTACTTCAGTTCAAGGAGGACGGTCATCTTGCTCTTGTTGACCGGCAATTGAATAAAACGTATCATTATAACAATTAATAATTCTACACACAATTTAAACAACTATTGATTAATTGTGAATATTAGTTTGTCTACGAGTCCATAAATAAGCCACTTAATCATTGCAGTAATAGAATATGAGCCAGACTACCCTTCGTCTGGTTAGTTTTCACAACTGTTCAAAGACAAATCTGGTCATTACTAGTTTAAACACCAGAGCACAGCTCTACATCACTGTGCCTGAGACACATGATGTTGGTTGTGACTCTTCCATGGAGGAATAGTAAATGCTGTCTCTGGCAACTTTGTTCTTGTTTCTGCAGAACTAATTATTGTATACATATGCAGCATTCTTAATGGGTAATGACGTTTCATGTagaacaatatattttcttgtaAACACTAACTAAAATAGGTAATGCACATTGTCAATCCCACACATTCGTTTTTTGGtctataaaatgttattctaGACATCTTAACCATATACAAACACAGAAGGAACAAGGCAAAGACTCCAGCAAACAGCGCATTCAAATTACTACTATCTTAGCACTGTCCCTCAGAACTTGGGAATCATGACAAAACCCTACACCGGTAATGCACAGAATCATGCTAGCATTAGGATTTCCACCAATATACTGTGTTGTAGAAGTCTGAGATGGTATATGTAGTAAACAGGTAAATTGTGTTTATGGTTAATAGTATTTAACATAGTCAGGCAACAATTGCATGTATTAGATTGACTGGTCTTTAGTCTATCAATTGTTAAAAACCATCCATcaaattattataactgacaatcAGAGCTCAGTGTAAGCCTATAGATCTATAGTGTAAACTAGCCCTGTGAGTAAGTTTTATTAAAtaggtgttttgttttttagttgGTTGGGGTCTGAAAAGAAACACTCAGACATAACAAGACATAATCATCTAAAACTAGATTTAAAAAAGGACTGTGTCTAAATGATAATgactctacatacatttttcaataacTGGACTTCTGGCCCACAACTTGCTTTTCAAAGAAACCTACTCATCAGGTGGAATGTTAAAGTGAACTATACTttcacattcattcattcacacCTCTAATAGAGTATCTGTGCATTAGGTAACAAGAAACTATTCCAAACATCAGAAACATCTGTGTCCTTCAAACCCATTTGGAATTTGTCAAGTAGTAATAAACATAATTGCTATAAATAGCATGGCTTCTGAACAATTCTCCATCCTGCTATCAAAAACGGGAAAAAATTAGTGTTTACGTTTAGTGTGCAACCTTTTTATCCTAAAAATCATTTAGTGTACTTATCACTttataataaacaaatgcattcaTACTAGATTTAGTTAAGCAAATATGCTATAGGACATTTGTGAATGCAAAGCCGATGATGACATGATGTTTGACCCTGAAAGCAGTGGTCAGTGAAGTATAACATGGCTGCATTTAGAAGGCCTGAAACAGAGGCAACAAAGGGATTTGACCAAAGAGATAGACATTCATGTTCTTATTCTATGGTTCTGAAGATGTGGGTCCTCAGCTGTTGGGGCAGCGGCAAGGTGGAGTAGACAAAGGCCAATACATGGTTTCAACTGACACTTGGTGTTTGTTCTTCTTCCTCCGAGGGTATGTCATGCCAAGTAGGGGTGTGTGACTTAACAGGTCTCCTGCAGAGCTCTATTACTTGTGGGCATGGCACCTTATTAGCATCTCTTGTCTCTGTCCTCTGCATTTCTCTATTAGCATCTCTTGAGTATTGTCTATCAAACAAAGGTCTGAACAGGAGTGATAGAGCGGGTGGGAGAGCCTGCCCTCTCAGAGGAGGCAGAGCGATTGGTCACCTCTCGCTGCAGCTCCTCCACCCTCTTCTGAAGCTCAGCCCGCTTTGCCAGCAGCTCCTTGTAACGCTGGTGAACAGGCTCCTGAGAATAAAGTAGAAAAACAGCAGTGGTAAACACTAAAATGCCATTTACgtcaacacatttacacatgcTAACTACACAAGATATAACAAACGTGACTTGTATCAAGGTTTCCCCCACCTGTGGCCTCATGCGAGGGTTCCAGCGAATGTAGTAGCCCACCCAAAGCTCCAGGTGGCGCATGCTGACCACTGGGAACAGCACGTGGTTGGAGTAATTCACATAGAGCGGGTTGGTGAACTCCTCCAGTTGGCTGTTGATATAGGCCCACAGCGAAACAGTCTTCTTGGGCACCTCCTGCAGGACAGTTAGATGAAACATGAGAGGTTCCTGGGCGAATCAGACGCGTTCCGAGTAGCACTATTATGCCAATTGTGTACAAATTATCATCCATGAGAGACAACCTGAAACTGTGAAATTCTGTTAATTATGCTTTCTGATACGCACTTCGCAGCAGTGGTGTTAAACAGGTGACATTCGGTCAGCAGCTCTCACCTCCTTCACCCTCTGCTGTTCACTGTTACACAGGAATGTCCCAAACAGGCAGCTGTACAGGTGGTCCAGGGTGGTTACCAGGAAGTACTCATTAAACTCAAAGGCTGCAGGGAACTAGACAACAAGCATTAAATAGTGACCCATACAGGACCAGTTGTATGCAGAGGGCTTATGGACAACAGTAAAGCCATATCCCCAGGGGTTCTCCTCACCAGGTCACATGACTATCCCACGGACACTCCCAAAATGTCACTCACCTGTCGTGTCATCTGCCACACACAGTCTATAAACTGCAGAAAGACGGGGGAGCGGTCTGCGTCTGTGTGGTTCTTATCCCCATGGCCAATCCTCTGGAAATTGGGGGCGGGGTGGGGATGGGTTGACAGGGAGAACAAAGGAAACAGGAAGTCTGTAACTCTGCTATGAGCTGTCGAGGACCCATAACTATCCATAGTTTCAAAGCTTCTCATACCACATGAGAACATTCTtagcatttctaaaatgttaaggAACTGTTCAAATATAAAGGAGCAAGTGGTCACAATGTTGTGGCCGGTTAGGAGGGAACAACCCGGAGTACAGGCCTGTTTACCAGCTGGAAGCGGTGGCCGAAGCTCAGCCACTCCTTCTCCAGCAGGACCTGGAATCCGCGGATGGTGCGGTAGTGTCCGTCCAGCATCAACATGGCGAGGGAGGTGAGCTGGGCCGTGCGGTCCCACCCGTCACTGCAGTGAACCACTACTGACGTCTTCCCGGACTCCACTTTGTCGGCGATCCGCAACGCCCCGGCCAGGATCAGCTTAacaccacagagacagaccAGCTAACATGGGCCGAAACAGCAACCAGGACACCATCTCaccattttctgccctctttcaCTCCCTCTGACGGGACGTAAACGCTGCATAACCTGAACCTGGATGTTGTTCTCCTGTGTTCACCTTGATGTGCTCCAGCCAGTGAGTTGACTCCAGGTTAGAGAGCCAGTGGGACTCCTCAATGTTGGGGTACACCACCTCCTTCAGCTTACGCAGTGACTCCCTCATCACATGGATGTTGTGTATGTCCAAGAACACCAGCTCTGCATTCTGATAGGCATCCTCACTCTCATAGCCCCCCCCTTTCATCTGAAATCAACAAACACAACGTAGTATTGGCTTCCATCTGAACACACTGAATGACGCTGAACGAACACAATGACGCTGAACACACTCAATGACGCTGAACACACTGAATGACGCTGAACACACTCAATGACGCTGAACACACTCAATGACGCTGAACACACTCAATGACGCTGAACAGTTTCATCACGTACAGAACACTTCGGGTTGAGCACTCAGCTGTGGGTCTTGAGGGTGTTAAATGCACCTGACTCTTGGCtccatcattattattattcttaaaGGTAGCGAACCTTGTTGGCAGCGGCGTTCACGCTTGGCCTGGCGTCGAAGATGAAGAGCTTGTGGGACTGAGCATTGGCATCCATGATGGCTTGGAGGTACTTCTCATCGTCCTTGCTGCGCTTGCCGTTGACCCCGACCATGGGCTGACTACAGCGGGTCACTGTGGCCTGGCTCTCCGGGTGGATCCAGGACAGGACCTGGGTAGCATGAAGCACAGCAGGGCACCGATACAGACTGTAACACAGGGACTGCATCCAGGACCTCCTACAGAGGCACcacacacagttgaaaagtGGACATGGTGGCTGGGTCCTAAATCTGGTTTACCTACTAAAAACGGATATTTGGAAGCGGGCAGTCTAATAGTCAGGTGATATGTATCCCACTTCAATGTGCATTTCACAGTGCTTTAAAGCCAGCTTGAAAATGACTGAAGTATACGTGACATTTTACAACTGAATTATCGACCACGCAAAAACCTGAAATTAGTATAACATTTTAAACCTTTCTTCCCCATACAAAACACAGGTAAACAGAAATGGAGGCCACTGTAGGAGTCTGTCAACTTACAGGTATCCTGCCCTTGGCTCTGAAGGCAGCCACTCTCTTCAGCTCTTCGTCTGAGATGTTTACAGGCACAACCAGCGTTGATGGGTAGGTGTCACACAGCTCATAGTGATCATTCACTTTAGTTATCCTCCAGCTCTCATTAGGCAAgccctaccacacacacacacacacacacacacacacacacgacttgAAAACAAACTTCCAAACAGATGATAACCAGAGCCCGGATTTTCGGAATCTTTCAATACCTGTCTTTTGTATTCTGCTTGAGCATCATACACTTTCCAGCCATTTTCAGGGTAGACCTGCCCGTATTCAAAGGCAAATATTGGCTGTAGATGACAACAGGAAAATAAGTAAGACATAACTTACGTAGGCCCTGAGCTTGTACATACAGAACACTATGACCCTAACCTGGGCAGCAGAGATATAGAGGAACACTCACCAGACCATTGGAAACAGGAAAGGCAAATTTCATCAGGACCTCAAAAATTGACTTCCTGAGTGAGTCCTCCATCTGCTTATGTGCAAACCGCAAATTGCGGATATCCTGAGGAGATAGAGTGAGAGATCACTATAACTAGTGTCATTCACACACCGAGGAAGAAGTAGTTCACTGGAGTGCAGAGATTTATCATTTCAACGGCGCACAAGACCATAAGAAAAACTGTTGTTTTCTATGAGTGCAACCAAGAGATGCTATATTCCACCAGGTGACATTACAGACCAGGTCACTGCTCACCTTGCAGACCAGCCCGTAGGAAACCTCCCCGCGGCTAGACGCACCTCCTATCTTCTCCACGCGGCTCACCACCCCCAGGGGCAAGTCCAGCACAAACACTGGCTCCTAGGAGACGGCAGGGAAATGATCCTCACTCTGATATGAAAGCCGGATGGGTGGAGCGGAGACAGATCCAATGATTAAAAGCCTACATACCCTGTCAGTGCATTTGAAGAAGAGTCTGTAGTTGGTGACAGTCAAAGTCCCCCTCAGTGCACCGATGTAGGGACAGATATAAGTCACATCTTTGGCTGTTAGGGGGGGGGAAAAACGTTTATTAAGGTCATCCCATTGGTCAGAATAGCCCACCGTCGGCCACAGATAAGACAGGGAGGGGCATACCCATGTCTTGAACGTGTTCTTTTGGTAGTAACTGTGGCTCTTCTTTGTTTGCATCCCTGAGTACCTGTGTAGGAAATAAATAGCAGCCAAAAGCACACCACAAGTAGACATCTGATTTTAAAGTAAAACACCTGCCCAAGTATTTGAGGGAAGAGGGATTGATGACTATACCTTCACAACTGCTTTAGTTCTGCCCTGAAATCAATACATTAAAAGAAAGAGGGttagaaatcttttttttaatttatttagatGCTATTGCTACATTAGTACAGCTACATTTACAGGTTAAGTCATGTACCTACCCGTAGCTCAGGGGAGAACTCTGTTGAGGTGGACACATTGTCAGAAAACACTGCTAAGGGGGGCTTTGCAGCGTGAGAGGACCGGTCAGAACGAGATGTGGAGGTACTGTTAAAAGAATGGCAGAATACATGTACTTTAAGGGCATTGAGCAGTGAGCAATACCATACCAAAATTGCTGACTCGTTTGAGAACTGTGTTAGCTACCTGACGCAGAAAGAAAGGGTGTGTTCACACATTGCTACTGGGCCATTTGTATTATCAGATTATGTTTGTCAATTTGTCAGTCAAGTAGCCAAGCTTACTAGCTAGCTTGTGAGCTATAGGACACAAATGATAGAACACCTCACTCTAACCATTTTACTTTGTAGGAAAACTGGTAATTGTGTATTTTGTAGGGTTGATATATCTAATGTGTTACATGCAACTATTGAATACAGTTGTTTAGCTGATCTTTACTGGCACCTGTCATAACAACTGAATATAAGACCATTGGTAATTTATTCTGCACTCAGCCACTCTCAAACCAGAGTGCTCTGGACACTGGGCAGATTGCCAAAGTGAGCATTTAAACATTTGTAGGAGATTGACCACTGTCATATTTAACATATGCACTTCTGTATTATACAGTTTTCAACACCCAACTTCCCTAAAGAGTGCCTTTACAAAGGAATTAAACGGCAGTA
This genomic window from Esox lucius isolate fEsoLuc1 chromosome 7, fEsoLuc1.pri, whole genome shotgun sequence contains:
- the mtmr2 gene encoding myotubularin-related protein 2; translation: MEKSGSIDSLGSKQSSSRQPSVDSLSSTSTSRSDRSSHAAKPPLAVFSDNVSTSTEFSPELRGRTKAVVKVLRDANKEEPQLLPKEHVQDMAKDVTYICPYIGALRGTLTVTNYRLFFKCTDREPVFVLDLPLGVVSRVEKIGGASSRGEVSYGLVCKDIRNLRFAHKQMEDSLRKSIFEVLMKFAFPVSNGLPIFAFEYGQVYPENGWKVYDAQAEYKRQGLPNESWRITKVNDHYELCDTYPSTLVVPVNISDEELKRVAAFRAKGRIPVLSWIHPESQATVTRCSQPMVGVNGKRSKDDEKYLQAIMDANAQSHKLFIFDARPSVNAAANKMKGGGYESEDAYQNAELVFLDIHNIHVMRESLRKLKEVVYPNIEESHWLSNLESTHWLEHIKLILAGALRIADKVESGKTSVVVHCSDGWDRTAQLTSLAMLMLDGHYRTIRGFQVLLEKEWLSFGHRFQLRIGHGDKNHTDADRSPVFLQFIDCVWQMTRQFPAAFEFNEYFLVTTLDHLYSCLFGTFLCNSEQQRVKEEVPKKTVSLWAYINSQLEEFTNPLYVNYSNHVLFPVVSMRHLELWVGYYIRWNPRMRPQEPVHQRYKELLAKRAELQKRVEELQREVTNRSASSERAGSPTRSITPVQTFV